One Pseudomonadota bacterium DNA segment encodes these proteins:
- a CDS encoding hydrogenase maturation nickel metallochaperone HypA, with translation SCGRLSSIEPESLKFAFKTLSDGTPCAQAKLQLTILPLKVFCFSCEREIECEDADPTRCPRCQGDQVMVSAGFQELRIIELDVD, from the coding sequence CTCCTGCGGTCGCCTCTCTTCGATAGAACCGGAAAGCTTGAAATTCGCCTTTAAAACCCTGTCCGATGGTACCCCCTGCGCCCAGGCCAAGCTGCAGCTGACCATTCTTCCCCTGAAAGTTTTTTGTTTTTCCTGTGAGCGGGAAATTGAGTGCGAAGATGCCGACCCGACCCGCTGCCCGCGCTGCCAAGGTGATCAGGTCATGGTCAGTGCCGGCTTTCAGGAACTGCGGATCATTGAACTTGACGTTGATTAA
- the hypC gene encoding HypC/HybG/HupF family hydrogenase formation chaperone, protein MCISFPGKIIAFNEEKDLALIEIGSTRREVSLDLLDEKADLGDYLLCHAGFAIHRLDADEAEVSLKALQEIIDNEIY, encoded by the coding sequence ATGTGCATCAGTTTCCCCGGAAAAATCATCGCCTTCAATGAAGAAAAGGATCTGGCGCTGATCGAAATCGGAAGCACCAGACGCGAGGTGTCCCTGGATTTACTTGATGAGAAAGCAGACCTTGGCGACTATCTTCTCTGTCATGCCGGGTTTGCCATCCATCGTCTTGACGCCGACGAGGCCGAAGTCAGTCTGAAAGCCCTTCAGGAAATCATCGACAATGAAATTTATTGA
- the hypD gene encoding hydrogenase formation protein HypD, protein MKFIDEYRAPQMVKGLLSRIRKKAARLPRDITVMEVCGSHTTAIARFGIRELLPDNIRLLSGPGCPVCVTSSHEIDLALTLAQQPGVIFCSFGDLLRVPGSDGDSLEKIRAAGACVATVHSALEALSLAQNHAERQIIFMGIGFETTSPTVAAAILRAQKLKLSNFFLFACHKLMPPVMQSLLDAKEINIDGFLCPGHVATIIGARAFTFIGQQKKAAVVAGFEPTDILAALDLLLEELTEKPSPVRIQYQRAVTFAGNRKAQAIMAEVFQTVPAKWRGLGELSASGLGLRDEFIQFEALSRFSIENIPKSTMPSPCRCGDILRGLISPADCPLFGRRCTPANPAGPCMVSGEGSCAAAYHYQTPFQIHHQG, encoded by the coding sequence ATGAAATTTATTGATGAATACCGTGCGCCGCAGATGGTCAAAGGCTTGCTTTCCCGCATCAGAAAAAAAGCCGCTCGACTTCCCCGTGACATCACGGTCATGGAAGTCTGCGGCAGCCATACCACGGCGATTGCCCGCTTCGGCATCAGGGAGTTGTTGCCGGATAACATTCGACTGCTTTCCGGTCCGGGCTGCCCGGTCTGTGTCACCTCCAGCCATGAAATCGACCTGGCTTTGACTCTGGCGCAACAACCCGGTGTTATCTTCTGCAGTTTTGGCGATCTTTTACGGGTGCCCGGCAGCGATGGCGACTCCCTGGAAAAAATCAGGGCGGCCGGGGCTTGCGTCGCAACCGTACACTCCGCTCTCGAGGCACTGAGCCTGGCACAAAACCATGCCGAGCGTCAAATCATTTTCATGGGCATCGGCTTTGAAACCACCTCGCCCACGGTCGCGGCCGCCATTTTGCGAGCGCAGAAACTCAAACTCAGCAACTTCTTTCTCTTTGCCTGCCACAAGCTGATGCCACCGGTAATGCAATCCCTGCTGGACGCAAAAGAAATAAACATCGACGGCTTCCTTTGCCCTGGTCATGTCGCGACTATCATTGGAGCCCGGGCCTTCACCTTTATCGGACAACAAAAAAAAGCTGCGGTGGTCGCCGGTTTTGAACCAACCGACATTCTCGCCGCCCTGGATCTGCTGCTGGAGGAGTTAACTGAAAAACCGAGCCCGGTCCGCATTCAGTACCAGCGTGCGGTCACCTTTGCCGGCAACCGCAAAGCTCAGGCGATTATGGCCGAGGTTTTTCAGACGGTCCCGGCTAAATGGCGCGGGTTGGGAGAGCTTTCCGCAAGTGGACTTGGCTTGCGGGATGAATTCATCCAGTTTGAAGCCCTCTCCCGCTTTTCAATCGAAAACATTCCGAAATCAACCATGCCTTCACCTTGTCGCTGCGGCGATATTCTGCGCGGCCTCATTTCCCCTGCCGACTGCCCGCTTTTCGGCAGACGCTGCACTCCGGCAAATCCGGCCGGTCCCTGCATGGTTTCCGGCGAAGGCAGCTGTGCCGCCGCTTACCATTACCAGACTCCGTTTCAAATCCACCATCAGGGTTAA
- a CDS encoding PAS domain-containing sensor histidine kinase, with the protein MHFLKKITIISLLGLLYFLAWSKAVGAVAGERPDLKVLVLHSYHRGLSWDDEIDRGIVSVYSRQDHKIELSFEYMDGKRLHSEAWLLRLLDLYTYKFKDQAFALVIAVDNVAFDFLRRYRDQLFPGTPVVFCGVNNFRDEMLQGLRLFTGVVEDLTIGETLEVALRLHPRTGKIVVYGDLSPTYLANRALLENALSGLSSHPEVVYFERNQLRFDELREHLRNLSADSLVLLLTTIRDRQGAVLSFEKSIAMCAAVSLVPIYSCWEFFLGHGIVGGKLISGFSQGQTAAEMGLRGLREDNFSSLPVIRNSPNLFMFDYRQMQRFGLDPARLPSGSTVINRPVSFCEKYASWVWKLGILLAGLSVVVILLVISNLRRRRVEMALRESEGRLQTIFAAARNVALIMTDFNGCEARILEFSSGAEVIFGYSRAEVIGKPVAILHRPEEVARFPQMIASMRQKKVGFNGETILLKKDGTPFSALFTTYPIFDEKEQLKTILGVTVEITALCKARKALEQSELHFRELFDSISDLVYTHDLEGRLQTVNLAVAKTMGFKREEFIGRKISDFMKPELRPLFITEYLEPIRTRGRAAGITSYFSNSGDKVYIEHQCTLVQPESGAAYVSGIGRNVTERILAERQVRKLRQQMLQAEKMEAIGVLVGGLTHDFNNLLMGIQGNVSLLLTARPPQDQDYKKLKNIEQYVQSGTALTRQLLGFARGGKYEVRLTDLNQLIRNHNQMFGRTRKEITIHEKLALGLPAVAIDRGQIEQCLLNLYINSWQAMSAGGDLYVQTERVVLDQDYVAAFSRCPGEYVSILVSDTGVGMDEATQKRIFEPFFSTREKERGTGLGLASVYGIIQNHGGIVSVSSELGRGTTVTIHLPAAQGDAVASDAANDDDQIMYGTERILLVDDEAMILEVNSQMLEMIGYRVLTADTGAAALEIYQANRDRIELVIFDMIMPKMGGGEFYERLLELDPEVKTLLSSGYSLDGQAQKIIDQGCLGFIQKPFKISQLSHKIREVLDGER; encoded by the coding sequence CTGTACACTTATAAGTTTAAAGATCAAGCGTTTGCCCTGGTTATTGCCGTTGACAACGTCGCCTTTGATTTCCTGCGCCGTTATCGAGACCAGCTCTTTCCTGGGACCCCGGTGGTTTTCTGTGGCGTCAATAATTTCCGGGATGAAATGCTGCAGGGCCTGCGGCTTTTCACGGGCGTGGTTGAAGATTTAACGATTGGTGAAACCCTTGAAGTCGCCCTGCGGCTGCATCCCAGGACCGGGAAAATTGTGGTTTACGGCGACCTCTCTCCGACCTATCTGGCCAATCGAGCTCTGTTGGAAAACGCTCTTTCCGGGTTGTCGTCTCACCCTGAGGTTGTTTATTTTGAACGGAATCAGCTGCGTTTTGACGAGCTGCGCGAACATCTTCGGAATCTGTCCGCGGACAGTCTGGTCTTATTGCTGACCACGATTCGGGATCGGCAGGGGGCTGTACTTTCGTTTGAGAAGTCGATTGCGATGTGCGCTGCGGTCAGCCTGGTTCCGATCTATAGTTGCTGGGAGTTTTTTCTTGGTCACGGGATTGTCGGAGGCAAATTGATAAGTGGTTTTTCCCAGGGGCAAACCGCAGCGGAAATGGGTTTAAGGGGTTTGCGGGAAGATAATTTCAGCTCGCTTCCGGTTATCAGGAACAGCCCTAATCTTTTCATGTTTGATTATCGGCAGATGCAGCGTTTCGGTCTCGACCCGGCCCGGCTTCCGTCCGGCAGCACGGTGATCAATCGACCGGTTTCTTTTTGTGAAAAATACGCCTCCTGGGTCTGGAAATTAGGGATCTTACTTGCCGGCTTGTCGGTCGTCGTCATTTTACTGGTGATCAGTAATCTTCGCCGTCGTCGGGTCGAAATGGCGCTGAGAGAAAGTGAAGGGCGCTTGCAAACGATTTTTGCTGCCGCCCGTAATGTGGCTTTAATCATGACCGATTTTAACGGATGTGAGGCGCGGATTCTGGAGTTCAGTTCCGGAGCCGAGGTCATTTTCGGTTATTCCCGCGCCGAGGTTATCGGTAAACCGGTGGCAATCCTGCATCGGCCGGAAGAAGTGGCCAGATTTCCCCAAATGATTGCCTCCATGCGTCAAAAAAAGGTCGGTTTTAACGGAGAAACCATTTTGTTGAAAAAAGATGGTACGCCGTTTTCGGCGCTCTTTACCACGTACCCTATTTTTGATGAAAAAGAACAATTGAAGACGATCCTGGGAGTGACGGTTGAGATCACGGCTTTGTGTAAAGCCCGGAAGGCCCTGGAACAATCGGAACTTCATTTTCGCGAACTGTTTGATTCCATCAGTGACCTGGTTTACACCCATGACCTTGAAGGCCGTCTGCAGACGGTCAATCTGGCGGTGGCCAAAACCATGGGTTTCAAACGGGAGGAGTTTATCGGTCGCAAAATATCGGATTTTATGAAACCGGAGCTGCGCCCTCTGTTTATCACCGAGTACCTGGAGCCGATCAGAACTCGAGGTCGAGCCGCGGGGATTACCAGTTATTTCAGCAATTCCGGGGATAAGGTGTATATCGAACACCAGTGTACGCTGGTGCAACCTGAAAGCGGCGCAGCCTATGTCAGTGGTATCGGCCGGAATGTGACCGAGCGGATTCTGGCGGAGCGCCAGGTCAGGAAATTGCGACAGCAGATGCTGCAGGCGGAAAAAATGGAAGCCATTGGGGTTCTGGTCGGCGGTCTCACACATGATTTCAACAATCTCCTGATGGGGATTCAGGGCAACGTGTCATTGTTGCTGACGGCTCGCCCGCCGCAAGATCAGGACTACAAAAAACTGAAGAATATTGAACAATATGTGCAGAGCGGCACCGCTTTGACCCGACAGCTGCTTGGTTTCGCCCGCGGTGGAAAATATGAGGTCAGGTTGACTGATCTGAACCAGTTGATCAGAAACCATAATCAAATGTTCGGGCGCACGCGCAAAGAGATCACGATTCATGAAAAACTGGCCTTAGGGCTTCCGGCCGTAGCGATTGACCGGGGCCAGATCGAACAATGCCTGCTCAATCTGTACATTAATTCCTGGCAGGCAATGTCTGCGGGGGGGGATCTTTATGTGCAAACGGAAAGGGTTGTTCTTGATCAGGACTATGTTGCGGCTTTTTCCCGGTGTCCCGGTGAATATGTAAGCATTCTGGTCAGTGATACCGGTGTCGGGATGGATGAAGCGACCCAGAAAAGAATTTTCGAACCCTTTTTCAGCACGCGGGAAAAAGAACGGGGCACCGGCCTTGGTCTGGCGTCGGTTTATGGTATCATTCAGAACCATGGCGGGATTGTCAGCGTCAGTAGTGAGCTGGGGCGGGGAACGACGGTGACCATTCATCTGCCGGCGGCTCAAGGTGATGCGGTGGCGAGCGATGCCGCGAACGATGATGATCAGATCATGTATGGGACGGAGAGAATTCTCCTGGTCGATGATGAAGCCATGATTCTCGAGGTCAACAGCCAGATGTTGGAGATGATTGGCTATCGGGTGCTGACGGCTGATACAGGGGCGGCCGCTCTGGAGATTTATCAGGCCAACCGGGACCGGATTGAGCTGGTGATTTTTGACATGATTATGCCGAAGATGGGTGGTGGTGAGTTTTATGAACGGTTACTGGAGCTTGACCCGGAGGTAAAAACCCTGCTTTCCAGTGGTTACAGTCTGGACGGCCAGGCCCAGAAAATTATCGACCAAGGTTGTCTGGGTTTTATTCAGAAACCTTTTAAAATCTCACAGCTGTCACATAAAATCAGGGAAGTTCTGGATGGCGAAAGATGA